In the genome of Shewanella denitrificans OS217, the window AAGACTAAGCGTGACGAAGAGGCCCTAGATGCCTTATTCGTTATTCTTCAAAAAGACTTAACCGCCTTAGATGGCCAAGTTAAACAAGTCTTTATGGAAATGCTCACCGCCATAGGCCAAGGCAATGCCATTGCCAATCAGTATCGCCGCAAACTTTATACCTTACTGTATTAAACACTCGATTATGCCGAGATTGGATTTAGCGTCAATCTCGGTACTTTTTTCCCTTCTAAAAAGTCGGCGGATGTGCGAAGATCGCCGCCCTAAAAAGAACATCATACCAAAGAGGACTTTCGACATGCGCATTATCCTATTGGGCGCCCCTGGTGCCGGTAAAGGCACTCAAGCTCAGTTTATTATGCAGCAATATGGCATCCCCCAAATTTCAACTGGCGATATGCTACGTGCTGCCGTGAAAGCGGGCACGCCATTAGGCTTAGAAGCGAAGAAAGTCATGGACGCAGGCCAACTTGTGTCTGATGAGCTGATCATAGGCCTAGTTAAAGAGCGTATCGCCCAAGATGATTGCGTTAAAGGCTTCTTATTAGACGGCTTCCCACGCACTATTCCTCAAGCTGACGCTATGGCGGCTAATGGTATTGAAATCGATCACGTGATTGAAATTGATGTGCCAGATGAAGAAATCGTTAAGCGCATGAGCGGTCGCCGGGTTCACTCAGGCTCTGGCCGTGTTTACCATGTGGTGTTTAATCCACCTAAAGTGGAAGGCAAAGACGATGTGACCGGTGAAGACTTGTCTATTCGCCCAGATGATGAAGAGTCAACTGTGCGTAAACGTTTAGACATTTATCATGAGCAAACTAAGCCATTAGTGGAGTACTACGGTAACGTAGCCGCACAAGGTAAGACTCAGTACAACAAGTTTGATGGTACTCAGTCTGTCGCTGCGGTCAGTGAGCAGCTTGCTAAAGTGATTGGCTAATGCAATTGGCTAATGCAATTGGCTAATAGTACTGGCGCATTTATTCGTTAAAAATGGGCTAAACTCATGCCTTATTGAACAAAAGCCTGCAATTGCAGGCTTTTTTGTTATTAGCCCAAGTATTATTGGCATACTTTTGGCTTTGTTAACTGGCTCATTTTATTTTTTGTGGTAGAATCTGCCGCCATTCGCGAGGCTAGGCCAATACAGCTCAATTTAACCTTTATCGGTTTAACTTTGACGCCCTGTTTGCGCTATTAGTTTTGTTGCTATATTTGATTATTATTCACGCCAGTTAAGTTGCATGGACGCCAACCTATGAGAGCCCAATATGAAGTTTCCCGGTCAGCGTAAGTCTAAGCATTATTTTCCTGTAAATAGTCGCGATCCTTTATTAGCCCAGCTGACTCAGCAACCTCAGCCATTCTCCACCTATGTGTGTGGCATAGATCAGACCTTAGTGGACATAGAAGCTAAAGTCGAAGACGAGCTACTCACTCGTTATGGATTACCTAAGGGTAATTCCACCTTGATAAATGATGAGCAAGCTCATGATTTATATAATGAGCTTAAGTCCAATGAGATGATAAGTGACGAATTTGCTGGTGGCACTATCGGCAATACGGTGCACAATTATTCCATTTTAGCCGACGACCGCTCTGTACTGTTTGGGGTGATGAGCCGTAACGTCATGGTGGGCAGTTACGCTTACCGCTATTTATGTAACACCTCATCGAAAGTTGACCTTAACTACCTGCAACCTGTGGATGGCCCCATAGGTCGCTGCTTTACCTTGATTTCAGATTGCGGCGAGCGCACCTTTGCTATCAGTAAAGGGGCGATGGATAAGTTGACCCCAGAATACATAGATAAAGACGTGGTACAAGGCAGTTCAGCCTTAGTGCTTACCGCGTATTTAATGCGTGCCAGTGATGGCGATGGTATTACTTCGGCCGCAATGCAGGCTATTGAATATGCAAAAGAAGCTGAAGTCCCTGTGGTACTCACCTTAGGCACGCGCTTTTTAATTCAAGAAGATCCACAATGGTGGCAGAACTTTATCAAAGAGCATGTGAC includes:
- the adk gene encoding adenylate kinase, with product MRIILLGAPGAGKGTQAQFIMQQYGIPQISTGDMLRAAVKAGTPLGLEAKKVMDAGQLVSDELIIGLVKERIAQDDCVKGFLLDGFPRTIPQADAMAANGIEIDHVIEIDVPDEEIVKRMSGRRVHSGSGRVYHVVFNPPKVEGKDDVTGEDLSIRPDDEESTVRKRLDIYHEQTKPLVEYYGNVAAQGKTQYNKFDGTQSVAAVSEQLAKVIG
- a CDS encoding inosine/guanosine kinase, translated to MKFPGQRKSKHYFPVNSRDPLLAQLTQQPQPFSTYVCGIDQTLVDIEAKVEDELLTRYGLPKGNSTLINDEQAHDLYNELKSNEMISDEFAGGTIGNTVHNYSILADDRSVLFGVMSRNVMVGSYAYRYLCNTSSKVDLNYLQPVDGPIGRCFTLISDCGERTFAISKGAMDKLTPEYIDKDVVQGSSALVLTAYLMRASDGDGITSAAMQAIEYAKEAEVPVVLTLGTRFLIQEDPQWWQNFIKEHVTILAMNEDEGEALTGFKDPLLASEAALEWCDMVLTTAGAIGLYTAGYTEDEEKRETSHTLLPGAIPEFNRFEFSRPKLKADCETPIKVYAHISPYMGGPELIRNTNGAGDGALSALLHDLSANTFHKANVPGSSKHKRDGLCYSSFSQVCKYANRVAYEVLAQHSPRLSRGLPEREDSLEESYWER